A segment of the Streptomyces pactum genome:
ATGCCGTACGAGTACCAGATCCGGTAGGCGTACATGAAGAACGCCGCCGCCGCGATGCACACCATGCCGGCCGCGAGGCCGTCGAGGCCGTCCACGAAGTTGACCGCGTTGATGGTGATCACGACCAGCGCCACCGTCAGCAGGGTGCCCTGCCACTGGGTGAGCGCCACGTTGCCGACGCCCGGGACGGGAATCCACAGGATCGTCAGACCCTGCACCACCATCACGCCGGCGGCGATCATCTGGCCGCCCAGCTTGATCAGGGCGTCGATCTCGAACTTGTCGTCCAGGACGCCGATCAGCCAGATCAGGGCGGCCCCGGAGAGCAGGGCCCGCGGCTCGTTGGACTTCTCGAAGACCTCACTGAGGTTGGTGAGGTGGTCGGCCACCAGCAGGCCCGCGCACAGTCCGAAGAACATCGCGATCCCGCCGAGGCGCGGAGTGGGCTCCCGGTGCACGTCACGTGCCCGGATCTCCGGCATCGCCCCCGCCACGATCGCGAATTTCCGTACCGGCCCTGTCAGCAGATACGTCACCGCGGCCGTGATGCAGAGCGTCAGCAGGTATTCACGCACAGGCTTCCCCACAGATCTCGCTGGCCATCCTCAGCCCCACACCCTAGCGATGCGCGCATATGGTTGGGGACTTCCGGGTAGCGACGATAGTTGCACGCGTGGCTGTGCACGTGCGTGCGCCCACCCGGCTCAGTCCGGATACGGCGGGAATTCCACGAGCAGATCCCGTACGTCCTCCCGTGCCGCGGCGGCGTCGGTGCCGCCCCGGAGCACCTCCGCGAGCAGGGTGGCCACCGCCCGCATCTCCCGCTCCCCCATGCCCTGCGTGGTGAGGGCCGCCGTGCCCAGGCGCAGCCCGCGGGCGTCGCCGTGCGGAAGCGCACAGCAGTCCAGGACGATCCCGGCCGCCGCGAGCCGGCCCCGCGCACTCTTCCCGTCGACGCCGAGCGGGGCGGGGTCGGCGGTGATCAGGTGGGTGTCGGTGCCGCCGGTGGTGACGACCAGTCCCTCGGCGGCCAGGTGGGCCGCGAGCGTCCGGGCGTTGGCGATCACCTGATGGGCGTACGCGGCGTACGCGGGGGTCGCCGCCTCGCCGAAGGCGACGGCCTTGGCGGCGATGGTGTGCATCTGCGCGCCGCCCTGCGTGAACGGGAAGACCGCCCGGTCGACCCGCTCGGCCAGTTCGCCGCCGCACAGGATCATGCCGCCGCGCGGCCCGCGCAGCACCTTGTGCGTGGTGGCGCACACCACGTCGGCGTACGGCACCGGGCTGGGCGCGGCTCCCCCGGCGACCAGCCCGATCGGGTGGGCGGCGTCCGCGACGAGGTAGGCGCCGACCTCGTCGGCGACGTCGCGGAAGAACGCGTAGTCGAGGTGGCGGGGGTAGGCGATCGAGCCGCACACGATCGCCTTGGGCCGGTGGGTACGGGCCAGGGTGCGCACCTGGTCGTAGTCGATCAGCCCGGTCTCCGCGTCCACTCCGTAGCCGACGAATGCGAACCAGCGGCCGGAGAAGTTCGCGGGCGAGCCGTGCGTGAGGTGGCCGCCGTACGGCAGGCCCAGCGCGAGGACGGTGTCGCCGGGGCGCAGCAGCGCGGCGTAGGCGGCCAGCACGGCGGAGGAGCCGGAGTGGGACTGCACGTTGACGTGCTCGGCGCCGAACAGCTCCCGGGCCCGCTCCACGGCAAGCCGCTCGGCGACGTCGACGATCTCGCAGCCGCCGTGGTGGCGGGCGCCCGGGTAGCCCTCGGCGTACTTGTTGGCCAGCGGGGAGCCGAGGGCGGCCAGCACGGCGCGGGACGTGAAGTTCTCGGCGGCGATGAGCTGGAGGGTCGTCGACTGCCGGCGGCGTTCGGCGAGCAGGATCTCGGCCAGCTCGGGGTCCTGGCGTAGCAGGCTCCCGAACAGGGAGTCATCGGCCTCGAGGATGTCGTGGGTGACCGACATGGTGCGCTCCGGGCGTGCGTCGACGGTGACGTACGACCAATGTAGGCCCGGGGGGCGAAGCGCGCCCGCGTTGCCGCGACTGCCGTGGGCCGTCGTGTCGCGGGACGACGGGGGCGCCCCCGTACTCCCCGTGCCCCGGGCCGGCGGGGAGGGTGGGCAGGGCCACAGCGCCGGGCACCGTCCCGGCAGGCCGCACCGCCCACAACGCCGGGCACCGTCCCGGCAGGCCGCACCGCCCACAACGCCGGGCACCATCCCGGCAGGCCGCACCGCCCACAACGCCGGGCACCATCCCGGCAGGCCGCACCGCCCACAACGCCGGGCACCATCCCGGCAGGCCGCACCGCCCACAACACCGAACACCGTCCCGGGGGGGGGCGGCGGCCCCGCCTACATCCGCGCCGCGACCCCCGTGAGCGCCGTCACCACCGGATCCAGCGCCTGGTGTATCTCGTCCCCGACCGACCGGAAGAACGGCAGCGGCGCCCCGTACGGGTCGTACACCTCGTCCGCCTCCACCGTCGGCGCCAGCAGCCACCCGCGCAGCGCGGCCGCCGCGCGGACCAGGGCGCGCGCACGGGTGACCACGCCCTCGTCCAGGGAGGGCAGCGTCGCGGGGTCGATGGCGTTCACCAGGCGGGTGAACTCCTTGAGGGTGAAAGTGCGCAGACCGGCCGAGTGCCCCATGGAGATGACCTGGGCGCGGTGGTCCCGCGTCGCCGTCAGCACGAGGTCGGCACGGATGACGTGCTCGTCGAGCAGCTCCCGCCCGGTGAAGCCGGCCGCGTCCGCGCCGAAGTCCGCGAGGACCGTCTCCGCGTTCGCCTCCATGGGCGCGCCCTCGTGGCCCCAGGTGCCGGCGCTCTCCACGATGAGGCCGCCGCCCAGTACGCCGAGCCGCTCCGTCACGAAATGCCGGGTCAGCCGCTCGGTGATGGGCGAGCGGCAGACGTTGCCGGTGCTGACGTGGAGGATGCGGAAGCTGTCGCGCGGAAAGCCGAACGTCGTCGTGATCTCCGCGGCGCGTTCCCCGTTGCCTATGCCACGCCCCGTCTCAGGGGCCGTCAATTCGCCACCTCGAGGTCGGGTACCACCTTGCGCAGTTCCTCGGCCGACAGCGCGCCCGCGCGCAGCAGCACGGGCACCTCGCGGGTGACGTCGACGATGGACGACGGGACGATGCCGGGGGTGGGGCCGCCGTCGAGGTAGACGGAGACGGAGTCGCCGAGCATCTGCTGGGCGGCGTCGCAGTCCTCCGGCGCCGGGTGGCCGGTGAGGTTGGCGGAGGAGACGGCCATGGGGCCGAACTCGGTGAGCAGCTCGATGGCGACCGGGTGCAGCGGCATGCGGACGGCGACCGTGCCGCGGGTGTCGCCGAGGTCCCACTGGAGGGACGGCTGGTGCTTGGCGACGAGCGTCAGCGCGCCCGGCCAGAAGGCGTCGACCAGCTCCCAGGCCATCTCCGAGAAGTCGGTGACCAGGCCGTGCAGGGTGTTCGGCGAGCCGATGAGGACGGGCGTGGGCATGTTGCGGCCCCGGCCCTTGGCGTCCAGCAGGTCGGCGACGGCCTCCGAGGAGAACGCGTCGGCGCCGATGCCGTACACGGTGTCCGTCGGCAGCACCACGAGCTCGCCACGGCGGACGGCGGACGCGGCCTCGCGCAGACCGGTCACACGGTCGGTCGCGTCGTTGGTGTCGTATCGCCGTGCCATCTAGCGGGCCTCCTCGTACACGTACTGCGGGGTTGAAGTGCGGGTGGTGATCACGGCAGTGCCTTGCGGGCGGTCGCGAACCGCGGCCGGTTGTTGAGGTCGGGGTGGTCGGCCGCGTCGGCCCAGCCCCGCTCCTCGGTGAAGATCCACGGCACCTGGCCGCCCTGGGTGTCGGCGTGCTCGACGACGACGACCCCGCCGGGGCGCAGCAGGCGGTGGGCGGTGCGTTCCAGGCCGCGGATCAGGTCGAGGCCGTCCTCGCCGGAGAACAGGGCCATCTGGGGATCGTGGTCGCGGGCCTCGGGGGCGACGTACTCCCATTCGGTGAGCGGGATGTACGGCGGGTTGGAGACGACCAGGTCGACCTGGCCGTCGAGGTCCGGGAAGGCCGTCAGGGCGTCTCCCTGGCGCAGCTCGACCCTGGACCCCTCCACGTTCTTCCGCGTCCACCTGAGGGCGTCCTCGGACAGTTCCACGGCGTGCACGCGCGAGCGCGGCACCTCCTGGGCGAGGGCGAGCGCGATGGCGCCCGAGCCGGTGCACAGGTCCACGATGCAGGGCTCGACGACGTCCATGGCGCGTACGGCGTCTATGGCCCAGCCGACGACCGACTCGGTCTCGGGGCGGGGCACGAAGACGCCGGGGCCGACCTGGAGCTCCAGGTAGCGGAAGTAGGCGCGTCCGGTGATGTGCTGGAGCGGCTCGCGCGCCTCGCGGCGGGCGACGACCTCCCAGTACCGGGCGTCGAAGTCCGCGTCCGGCACCGTGTGGAGCTGGCCCCGCTTGACGCCGTGCAGGTACGCGGCGAGCTCTTCCGCGTCGGTGCGCGGCGAGGGCACACCGGCGTCGGCCAGTCGCTGGGTGGCCTGGGCCACCTCCGCGAGCAGCACGCTGCGGGGGTTCGGGGGTCGCCCCCCGTGATGTTGCTGCACGCTGGTCCTCCGGGCTGGGCTGTTCGTCGGTACGGGCGTACGGGTCCGGTGCGGCTACGGGCTAGGCCGCGGCGAGCTTGGCGGCCGAGTCGGCGTCGACGCAGGCCTGGATGACCGAGTCGAGGTCGCCGTCCAGGACCTGGTCCAGGTTGTACGCCTTGAAGCCGACGCGGTGGTCCGAGAGGCGGTTCTCCGGGTAGTTGTACGTACGGATCTTCTCGGAGCGGTCGACGGTGCGGACCTGGCTGCGCCGGGCGTCCGCGGCCTCCCTCTCCGCCTCCTCCTGCGCCGCCGCCAGCAGCCTCGAGCGCAGGATACGCATCGCCTGCTCCTTGTTCTGGAGCTGGCTCTTCTCGTTCTGGCAGGAGGCGACGACTCCGGTGGGAACGTGCGTGATGCGCACCGCGGAGTCGGTGGTGTTGACGGACTGGCCGCCGGGGCCGGAGGACCGGTAGACGTCGACGCGCAGGTCGTTGGGGTTGATCTCGACGTCGATCTCCTCGGCCTCGGGCGTGACGAGCACGCCGGCCGCGGAGGTGTGGATGCGGCCCTGGGACTCGGTCGCCGGCACCCGCTGCACGCGGTGCACCCCGCCCTCGTACTTCAGCCGGGCCCAGACGCCCTGTCCGGGCTCGGTGGCACCCTGGCCGCCCTTGGTCTTCACGGCGACCTGGACGTCCTTGTAGCCGCCCAGCTCGGACTCGGTGGCGTCGATGATCTCGGTCTTCCAGCCGACCCGCTCCGCGTAGCGCAGGTACATGCGCAGCAGGTCGCCGGCGAAGAGCGCCGACTCGTCGCCGCCCGCGCCCGCCTTGATCTCCAGGATGACGTCCTTGTCGTCGCTGGGGTCGCGCGGGACGAGCAGGAGGCGGAGCTTCTCGGTGAGCTCGTCGCGCTGCTTGTCGAGCTCCTTGACCTCGGCGGCGAAGTCCGGGTCGTCGGCGGCCAGCTCGCGCGCGGTCTCCATGTCGTCGCCCGTCTGCTTCCAGGAGCGGAACGTGGCGACGATCGGGGTGAGCTCGGCGTAACGCTTGTTCAGCTTGCGCGCGTTGGCCTGGTCGGAGTGGACCGACGGGTCGGCGAGCTTCTTCTCCAGGTCGGCGTGCTCGGCGACGAGTTCCTCGACGGCCTCGAACATCTTGGGCTCCTGCTACTGCGTGGGAAGGGTAGGGCGGGCGACCAAAAACGCCGGTCCCGGCGCTCCCCCGGCTGGGGTCGCGGCCGTGGACCGGCGATTGGGGGCTCGCTACTTCTTGGAGCCGGCGGCAGCCTTGCCGAAGCGGGCCTCGAAGCGGGCCACGCGGCCACCGGTGTCGAGGATCTTCTGCTTGCCCGTGTAGAACGGGTGGCACTCGGAGCAGACCTCGGCCCGGATGGTGCCGGACTCGATGGTGCTGCGGGTGGTGAACGACGCGCCACAGGTGCAGCTCACCTGCGTCTCGACGTACTCGGGGTGGATGTCGCGCTTCAAGGTGTCTCCTAGTGTTCCGGGAGGGCGCCGGGTCGCCGCCGCGGGATGCGGGAGCGTGAACCGGAGCCGACGTACCAGTCTGCCAGGACTGGGGTCTTCTCCCAAAACCGGGGGTGGCGGCCCACTATTCCCGACGCCCCTGCGGGGCGCTGTTCACCACGCCCTGGGCGCCGCCCGACGCCGTGCCCTCCGTGGCCGACGCGGGGATCGGCCTGTCGTTCTTCAGGGCCGTCCACACCTGTTCGGCCTTGGTCTTCTCCACCAGGACGCGGTTGGCGTCCGCGGGGTCGTAGACCACCGGCATCGTGACCATGCGCAGGCCGGCGGGGCTGATGCCCTTGAGGCCGCTCGCGAAGGACATCAGGGAGTTCACCGAGCCCAGGTCGGAGTCGGTGGTGACGGTCTTGGTGGCGGTGTCGGCGATGTCGTAGAGCTTCTTGGGGTTGCCGAGCAGGCCGATGTCCCTGACCCGGTCGGCCAGGGCCTTGACGAAGGCCTGCTGGAGCTGGATGCGGCCGAGGTCGGAGCCGTCGCCCACGCCGTGCCGGGTGCGGACCAGACCGAGGGCCTGCTCGCCGTCGAGCGTGTGGGTGCCGGCCGGCAGGTCGAGGTGGCTGTCGGGGTCCTTGATGGCCTCGGTGGTGGTGACGTCGACGCCGCCGAGGTCGTCGACGAGCTGCTGGAAGCCGCTGAAGTCGACCTCCAGGTAGTGGTCCATGCGCAGGCCGCTCATCGACTCGACGGTCTTCACGGCGCAGGCGGCGCCGCCGGTGGAGTAGGCCGAGTTGAACATCACGCCCCGGGCGGCGGGACGCTCGCCGCCGTCGGTGCCGGTGCACTCGGGGCGGTCGATGAGGGTGTCGCGCGGGATGGAGACCACGCTGGCCTTCTTGTGGCCCTTGTAGACGTGCACGACCATCGCCGTGTCGGAGCGGGCGGTGCCGTCGTCGGTACCGCCGCCGAGCTTCTTGTTGCCGCCGGAGCGGGTGTCGGAGCCGAGGACGAGGATGTTCTCGGAGCCGTCGCCGGCCTTCTCGGGCCGGTCGGTGCCGAGGGCCTGGTCGATGTCGACGCTCGTGAGGTTGCCGTTGAGCTTGAAGAACAGGACCCCGGCTCCGGTGCCGCCCAGCACGACGACGCCCGCCGCGGTCCAGGCCGTGACCAGCAGGGCCTTGCGCCGCTTGGCTCTGGGCTTGCGGCGGCGGCCCTTGCCCCGGCGGCCGCCTCCGGCGGCACGGGACTGACCGGGGCCGGGTATCGCGGGATCCGGCGTGCTCTCGGCGGACATGTGCTCCTCGGGTGCTCGTCCGGTCGGTTACCCCCCGCGCTCGGGGTCGGGTCGGTCGGCTCCGGCGGGTTTGCGCCGGTACCTCACCATGGTCCCTCCGTAGCTCAGACGGCGGAACTCGGGACAGGGTTGCACAACGGTCTGTGGCGACCGGGTGGGCAAACGGTGACGGAGCGTGTTCGACGCGCCGGTTCCGGCCTCGCTGACCTGGGCGTCCGCGGGCACCGGTCCGGGCCGACCGGAACGGTGCGCGGACGGTGCCTGTGGCGAAGGTCGCAGACGAGGGGGCCGCCCCCGAAGCGGAGACGGCCCCTGACCCGAGCGCGGACGGTCCTGCGGGATCAGCCGAAGAGGTTGAACGCGTTCCAGCCGCCGCCGACCCGGACCCGGCTCGCGAACGTCGCCGAAGCCGACCCGGTGCCCTTGTACAGCCACATCACCCCGGAGGTGTCGCGGGCCAGCAGGTCGGGCTTGCCGTCGCCGGTGACGTCACCCGCGGTGGCGAAGGCGTCGTACGTGTTCCAGCCGCCGCCGACCCGGATCCGCTTGCCGAGCGCCGGCGAGGCGACGCCGGTGCCCGGGTACAGCCACATCACCCCGGAGCCGTCCCGCGCCAGCAGGTCGGGCTTGCCGTCGCGGTCGTAGTCGCCCTTGCCGCTGATGGTGTAGCTCGACCAGCCGCCGCCGATCCGGACGCGGCTGCCGAACGTCCCGTCGCCCTTGCCGGGGTAGAGCCACAGGACGCCGTACTTGTCCTGGGCCACCAGGTCGGGCCGGGCGTCGCCGGAGAGGTCGCCCGGAACTCGGATGTCCTTCATCACGTTCCAGCCGCCGCCGACGCGGATCGACTCGAAGCGGTCGTCCCCGTTGAAAGCGAAGTCGTACAGGACGCCGTCCGGCGTGCGGTAGAGGTAGTCCTGGAAGAAGTCGCGGTTCAGGTCGGCCTGGCGCACCAGGCTCAGCCCGCTCCAGTCGTCGGCCGAGACGCGGTTCGCGAGGTAGGGCCACTTGTCGCCCAGGGAGTAGTACTCGTAGGCCTCGCCACCGGGCGTGCGGGCGAACAGGTCCGCCAGACCGTCGAAGTCGAGGTCGGCGTCGTCGACGCGCGCGTTGACCGCGCCGACGTAGGAACGGGTCTTGGCGAAGACGCTGTGGGCGCCCGCCGAGACGCAGTCCTCGACGCCCCAGGACACGACACCGGCGATGCGGCCGTTGACCACGAGCGGGCCGCCGGAGTCGCCGTTGCACGGGGAGACCGTGCCGGTGTCCTGGCCGGAGGCCGGGTCGCCGGCACAGGCCATCGGGCCGGGCCGGAAGTCGGTACCCCAGTAGTTCGTGCACGCCGCGTCCGACCGCATCGGCACGGTCGCCTTCTTCAGCGTCAGCGAGATGTCGTCGCTGGTGGAGCTGGTGCGCCCCCAGCCGTACACCGTCGCCGGGGTGCCGTTGGCGTACGAGACGGTGTCGGAGCTCGGCGTGAGCTGCAGCGTCTTGTACGGCAGCGCCTCGGTCAGCGTCAGTACGGCGACGTCGCCGGCCAGGGTGGCCGGGTTGTACGTGGGCTCGACCCACTGGCGCCACACGCCGGCGACCCGGCCGCCGTGCAGGTCGTCGCCGTCCGGCAGCCGGTCGGTGCCGGCGAGGACGGCGCCGTGCGTCGCCCAGTCCAGGCCGGACACGCAGTGCGCGGCGGTCAGGACCTTCGCCGGCGCCACCAGGGTCCCGCCGCAGAAGTAGCCGTCGTCGTCGGCCGGATCCGCGGTGCCCTTGTTGTCGTAGTAGTGCAGTTGCACCATCCACGGCGCCTCGGCGATGGTCGCGTCCGTGCCGCCGATGATCTTCGGATCGGCGGTGCCGGACGGGGCCTCGGGGCTCGCGTCGGCCTCGGACTCCGCGCCGGCCTCGGGCTCCGCGCCGGGAACGGTGGCGGTGCCGTCCGCCAGCGCGGTCCCGGAGCCCTGGATCCGCTCCAGCAGCTCGGCCTGGGAGGCGCCGGCCTTCCCGGTGACGGCCGGCTGGGGCGGGACGGGGGCGGTGCCGGACGCCTGGGCGGGGGTGGTCGTGAGGACCGCGCCCGAGAGGGCGAGTGCGGCGGCGGCCGCGGGAAGCGCCAGGTGGGCTCTTCGGGGGGTAGATGTCACTCGTGTCTCCTGTCGCCGTCGGTGTGCTGACAGGAGAGGAGAAACCCGGCGGACCCGGCACGCGGACCCGCCGGAGGCAGCACTGACCTCCCCGTGGGCGTATCCGAAAACACGTTCCCCCCCACTGCAGCGCGCTGATCTTACAAGGCGGAAGTCCCGCCCCGTCACCTGTGTGACGGAGCGGGACTTCGGACCGCGCCGGAGTGGGGCGGCGGCGACTCAGTCGCCGTTGCCGGGCGTCGGCGTCGTCTTCTGGATCTGCATCAGGAACTCGGCGTTCGACTTGGTCTGCTTCATCTTGTCGAGGAGCAGCTCGATCGCCTGCTGCTGGTCGAGCGCGTGCAGCACCCGGCGCAGCTTCCAGGTGATGGCGAGCTCGTCGCTGCCGAGCAGGATCTCTTCCTTGCGGGTGCCGGACGCGTCGACGTCCACCGCCGGGAAGATACGCTTGTCGGCGAGCTTCCGGTCGAGCTTGAGCTCGGCGTTGCCGGTGCCCTTGAACTCCTCGAAGATGACCTCGTCCATGCGGGACCCGGTGTCCACCAGCGCGGTGGCGAGGATGGTCAGCGAGCCGCCGTCCTCGATGTTGCGGGCCGCGCCGAAGAAGCGCTTCGGCGGGTACAGGGCGGTCGAGTCGACACCACCGGACAGGATGCGGCCGGAGGCCGGGGCGGCGAGGTTGTACGCACGGCCCAGACGGGTGATCGAGTCGAGCAGGACGACCACGTCGTGACCCAGCTCCACCAGGCGCTTGGCACGCTCGATGGCGAGCTCGGCGACCGTGGTGTGGTCCTCGGCCGGGCGGTCGAAGGTCGAGGAGATGACCTCGCCCTTGACCGACCGCTGCATGTCGGTGACCTCTTCCGGACGCTCGTCGACCAGGACGACCATCAGGTGGCACTCGGGGTTGTTGTGCGTGATCGCGTTGGCGATCGCCTGCATGATCATGGTCTTGCCGGTCTTCGGCGGGGCCACGATCAGACCGCGCTGCCCCTTACCGATGGGCGCGACGAGGTCGATGATGCGGGTGGTGAGGACGCCGGGGTCCGTCTCCAGACGGAGGCGGTCCTGCGGGTACAGCGGCGTCAGCTTGTTGAACTCCGGCCGTCCGCGCCCGGATTCGGGCGCCATGCCGTTCTGGGAGTCCAGGCGGACCAGCGCGTTGAACTTCTCGCGGCGCTCGCCGTCCTTGGGCTGGCGCACGGCACCGGTGATGTGGTCGCCCTTGCGCAGGCCGTTCTTGCGGACCTGGGCGAGGGAGACGTACACGTCGTTGGGGCCGGGCAGGTAGCCGGAGGTCCGGATGAACGCGTAGTTGTCGAGGATGTCGAGGATGCCGGCGACCGGGATGAGGACGTCGTCCTCGTTGATCTGCGGCTCCTGGACCTCGTCGCGCCCACGGCGGCCACGGCGGTCCCGGTAGCGGCCGCGCCGGCCGCGGCGGCCGCCCGCGTCGTCGTCGTAGCCGTCGTCCTGCTGCTGGCGGTCCTGTCGTCCGCCGCCCTGCTGCTGACGCTGGCCGCCGCCCTGGTTCTGCTGGTCGTCGCCCTTGTTGCGGCGGTCGCGTCCGCGGTCACCGCGGTCGCGGTCGCCACGGTCGCGGTCGCCACGGTCGCGGCGGTCGCGGCGACGGCCCTCGCCGCCCTCACCGTCGGAGCGGGCGTCGCCCTGCCCCTGCTGGTGGCCCTGGCCCTGCGACTGCTGCTGGGCCAAGACCTCGGCCTTCGGCTCGCTCTTCGTCTCGACGGCCACCGTCTCGGCGGCGGCGGACGGGCTGCCCGCGCCGGCGGTGGCCCGGCGACGACGGCGCTCGGAGGGGGCCTCGTCGGCGGGGGCGCCGGCCTGGTCGGCCGAGGGCGCGACCTTGGGGGACGGCTGGCCGGGGATGTCGATCTGCTGCTGGGCGGCGGCCTTGTCGGCGACCGTCTTGTCCGCCTTCTTCTCGGCCTTGCCGGCCTTCTCCGCCTTCTCGGCGGGGGCCTCGTCGCCCGTACGGGACCGGGAGGTGCTGCGGCGCTTCGGCTTGGTCTCGCCGGCGACGTCCGCCGCTGCGGGCGCGGCCTTGGCGGGAGCCCCTCCCCCGGCGGCCTGCGCCTCCTTGATGACCTCGATCAACTGGCTCTTGCGCATGCGCGCGGTGCCCCTGATACCGAGGCCGGATGCGACCTGTTGCAGCTCGGCCAGCACCATGCCCTCGAGGCCGGTACCGCGGCGCCGCCGGGAGCCGGCACCGGTGGCAGGCGCGGAGGCGTCCGTGGAGGGCGCGGCAGCGGTCTCCTCGACACGTGCGCCCATCAGATCGGTGGTGTCGCTCACGAAGGGTCCTTCCCTGGAGCGGACGTCGGCCTGTCTGGCTCGGCGACCGGTTGTGCTGTCCGGCTTCGGTCCTTGCTGTGCGAACCGTGCCGGGGCGGTGGTCCGCCTGAACGGCGGAAGAGATATCTGGTGATGGCGCTTCCCCTAGCCCTGGCACCCAGTGTCTGTGTCATGCGGCTCGGTCGCACCGGTTCCGAAGCGTGCCCGGCGGCCGCTCAGTGTCCATGTCGGCCGTACTGATCACGTACGACATCCACTACACAATGCGGCTTGGGGGGCTCCCGGAAGAATGTCTGTCCCGGACGGGGACACGAGGCACCTCGCCATGGTGGGGTCGGGTGCAGACTTGAGGTTAACACTACCGGATCCAACAAACATTCCCCCTCTCGAAATCCGGCAACCGTGTGTCAGGTCGCCAGTGGCAGGACGCACGCGCCCTGCTGGTCCAGGCCGAGCCGGTTGGCCGCCCAGTCCCTCCCGGCCAGCGCCTCGACCTTGTCGGCCGTGTCGGCGTCGGCCAGGGCCATCACCGTGGGTCCGGCACCCGAGATCACTGCGGGGATGCCGTCGCCACGCAGCCGTTCCACCAGTGCCGCGCTCTCCGGCATGGCCGGGGCACGGTACTCCTGGTGCAGGCGGTCCTCGGTGGCCGGCAGCAGCAGCTCGGGGCGCCTGGTGAGCGCCTCGACGAGCAGCGCGGCGCGGCCCGCGTTGGTGGCGGCGTCGACGTGCGGGACGCTGCGCGGGAGCAGTCCTCGCGCGGTCTCGGTCAGTACCGGCTTTCCGGGCACGAAAACCACCGGAACGATGGAATCGGCGGGCTCCATCCTGATCGCCCGGGCGGCGCCGGAATCCATCCAGGACAGGGTGAAGCCGCCCAGCAGGCAGGCCGCCACGTTGTCGGGGTGGCCCTCGATCTCGGTGGCGAGGTCGAGCAGCGCGGCGTCGTCGAGGCGGGCCTCGCCGCCTATGGTCACCGCGCGCGCGGCGACGATGCCGGCGCAGATGGCGGCGGAGGAGGAGCCGAGGCCGCGGCCGTGCGGGATGCGGTTGGCGCAGACGATCTCCAGCCCGCGCGGCTGTCCGCCCAGGAGGTCGAAGGCGGTGCGCAGGGAGCGGACGAGGAGGTGTTTCTCGTCGCGCGGCAGCGTCTCGCTGCCCTCGCCCGCGATGTCGATGTGCAGCCCTGAGTCGGCCACCCGGACGACGACGTCGTCGTACAAGCCCAGCGCGAGCCCGAGGGCGTCGAAGCCCGGGCCGAGGTTGGCGCTGGTGGCGGGGACGCGCACCCGGACGGCGGCGGCGCGGAACGCTGGACCGGCCATCGCTTGATGACTCTCCTTGAGCTGCGTGACTGTCGAATGACATTCGATGACGTACGGAACCTCGGGTCGCCGCTGCCTGCCCAACGGCCGGCCGCTGCCTGCCCGCCGGCCCCCGGCGGCTTCCCGACCGCGGAGACGGCGCGGCCCCGCGGCATATGCGGCGGGCTTTCGGTACAGCCTATCGAAGGAAGGTTCTGTGGCGACATAGGGCGCACAGGAGGCGCACGATGCGTGTCGTAAGCCCCCTGTGCACCCCCCGTGAAAGACTTTCCCGGCCGAGCGTCGCTTACGCCCTCTTACGCCGGTGAGACGGCGGCGATCCGGCGCCGTCCGGTGCGATCGGACACCGTCCGGCGCGGTCGGCGCGGTCGGGCGCGGTCGGCGCGGTCGGGCGCGGTCGGGCGCTGTCGGGCGCGATCCTCAGATCAGGCCGAGCCGCTCGGCTGCCGTCGCCGCGTCGACCGGGACGGTGACCGGCTGCGGGGCGCCGGCGACGGCCCAGTCCGGGTCCTTCAGCCCGTTGCCGGTGACGGTGCACACGATCCGCTGCCCCGGGTCTACCTTGCCCTGCTCGGCGGCCTTCAGCAGTCCGGCCACCGACGCGGCGGACGCGGGCTCCACGAAGACGCCCTC
Coding sequences within it:
- a CDS encoding LCP family protein, whose translation is MSAESTPDPAIPGPGQSRAAGGGRRGKGRRRKPRAKRRKALLVTAWTAAGVVVLGGTGAGVLFFKLNGNLTSVDIDQALGTDRPEKAGDGSENILVLGSDTRSGGNKKLGGGTDDGTARSDTAMVVHVYKGHKKASVVSIPRDTLIDRPECTGTDGGERPAARGVMFNSAYSTGGAACAVKTVESMSGLRMDHYLEVDFSGFQQLVDDLGGVDVTTTEAIKDPDSHLDLPAGTHTLDGEQALGLVRTRHGVGDGSDLGRIQLQQAFVKALADRVRDIGLLGNPKKLYDIADTATKTVTTDSDLGSVNSLMSFASGLKGISPAGLRMVTMPVVYDPADANRVLVEKTKAEQVWTALKNDRPIPASATEGTASGGAQGVVNSAPQGRRE
- a CDS encoding trypsin-like serine protease gives rise to the protein MTSTPRRAHLALPAAAAALALSGAVLTTTPAQASGTAPVPPQPAVTGKAGASQAELLERIQGSGTALADGTATVPGAEPEAGAESEADASPEAPSGTADPKIIGGTDATIAEAPWMVQLHYYDNKGTADPADDDGYFCGGTLVAPAKVLTAAHCVSGLDWATHGAVLAGTDRLPDGDDLHGGRVAGVWRQWVEPTYNPATLAGDVAVLTLTEALPYKTLQLTPSSDTVSYANGTPATVYGWGRTSSTSDDISLTLKKATVPMRSDAACTNYWGTDFRPGPMACAGDPASGQDTGTVSPCNGDSGGPLVVNGRIAGVVSWGVEDCVSAGAHSVFAKTRSYVGAVNARVDDADLDFDGLADLFARTPGGEAYEYYSLGDKWPYLANRVSADDWSGLSLVRQADLNRDFFQDYLYRTPDGVLYDFAFNGDDRFESIRVGGGWNVMKDIRVPGDLSGDARPDLVAQDKYGVLWLYPGKGDGTFGSRVRIGGGWSSYTISGKGDYDRDGKPDLLARDGSGVMWLYPGTGVASPALGKRIRVGGGWNTYDAFATAGDVTGDGKPDLLARDTSGVMWLYKGTGSASATFASRVRVGGGWNAFNLFG
- the rho gene encoding transcription termination factor Rho yields the protein MSDTTDLMGARVEETAAAPSTDASAPATGAGSRRRRGTGLEGMVLAELQQVASGLGIRGTARMRKSQLIEVIKEAQAAGGGAPAKAAPAAADVAGETKPKRRSTSRSRTGDEAPAEKAEKAGKAEKKADKTVADKAAAQQQIDIPGQPSPKVAPSADQAGAPADEAPSERRRRRATAGAGSPSAAAETVAVETKSEPKAEVLAQQQSQGQGHQQGQGDARSDGEGGEGRRRDRRDRGDRDRGDRDRGDRGRDRRNKGDDQQNQGGGQRQQQGGGRQDRQQQDDGYDDDAGGRRGRRGRYRDRRGRRGRDEVQEPQINEDDVLIPVAGILDILDNYAFIRTSGYLPGPNDVYVSLAQVRKNGLRKGDHITGAVRQPKDGERREKFNALVRLDSQNGMAPESGRGRPEFNKLTPLYPQDRLRLETDPGVLTTRIIDLVAPIGKGQRGLIVAPPKTGKTMIMQAIANAITHNNPECHLMVVLVDERPEEVTDMQRSVKGEVISSTFDRPAEDHTTVAELAIERAKRLVELGHDVVVLLDSITRLGRAYNLAAPASGRILSGGVDSTALYPPKRFFGAARNIEDGGSLTILATALVDTGSRMDEVIFEEFKGTGNAELKLDRKLADKRIFPAVDVDASGTRKEEILLGSDELAITWKLRRVLHALDQQQAIELLLDKMKQTKSNAEFLMQIQKTTPTPGNGD
- the thrB gene encoding homoserine kinase, whose protein sequence is MAGPAFRAAAVRVRVPATSANLGPGFDALGLALGLYDDVVVRVADSGLHIDIAGEGSETLPRDEKHLLVRSLRTAFDLLGGQPRGLEIVCANRIPHGRGLGSSSAAICAGIVAARAVTIGGEARLDDAALLDLATEIEGHPDNVAACLLGGFTLSWMDSGAARAIRMEPADSIVPVVFVPGKPVLTETARGLLPRSVPHVDAATNAGRAALLVEALTRRPELLLPATEDRLHQEYRAPAMPESAALVERLRGDGIPAVISGAGPTVMALADADTADKVEALAGRDWAANRLGLDQQGACVLPLAT